In one window of Undibacter mobilis DNA:
- a CDS encoding MDR family MFS transporter has translation MTQQLTHRQISRIVQGITLAMFLGALDQTIVATALPTIGRHFHNLEDLAWVVTAYLLTGTAATPLLGKLSDMYGRRAVMLSAVAIFIVGSIACALAPSMTALILARAFQGFGGGALIALAQTVIADIVSPRERGRYQGYIAAVFALSSVGGPVLGGFLTEHIDWSLIFWINVPLGALALGMTWHMLKLVPFHKREHKLDGIGAVLMMLASVALLLALSSGGARYPWLSPQIAALVAASAVLWALFAWRLARAEEPFLPLNILGNKVVRAATLAGACTMGTLVGMTIFVPLYFEGVMGLSATQSGLALIPMLAAVTAASLAAGQALMRMTHYKRIPIVGNIASIAALAVLAIWPAGLSLLAVLALMSVVGLGFGMVFPVSTVCMQNAVERPQMGIATGAANFFRALFAALVVAILGAIVLGGLGSASGSSVEMLARSASAQDLAFAFRLVFIACAVVVACGLGFIIALDELPLRGPSGPAVEPH, from the coding sequence ATGACCCAACAGCTGACGCACCGGCAGATCTCGCGCATCGTCCAGGGCATCACGCTGGCGATGTTCCTTGGCGCGCTCGACCAGACCATTGTCGCCACCGCGCTGCCGACCATCGGCCGGCATTTCCACAATCTGGAAGACCTGGCCTGGGTGGTGACGGCCTATCTGCTCACCGGCACCGCGGCGACGCCGCTGCTCGGCAAATTGTCGGACATGTATGGCCGCCGCGCCGTGATGCTGAGCGCGGTCGCGATCTTCATCGTCGGCTCGATCGCCTGCGCGCTGGCGCCGAGCATGACCGCGCTGATCCTGGCGCGTGCCTTCCAGGGCTTCGGCGGCGGCGCGCTGATCGCGCTGGCGCAGACGGTGATCGCCGATATCGTTTCGCCGCGCGAGCGCGGCCGCTATCAGGGCTACATCGCCGCGGTGTTCGCGCTGTCCTCGGTCGGCGGCCCGGTGCTCGGCGGTTTCCTCACCGAACATATCGACTGGTCGCTGATCTTCTGGATCAACGTGCCGCTCGGCGCGCTGGCGCTGGGCATGACCTGGCACATGCTCAAGCTGGTGCCGTTCCACAAGCGCGAGCACAAACTCGACGGCATCGGCGCCGTGCTGATGATGCTGGCCTCGGTGGCGCTGCTGCTGGCGCTGTCGTCCGGCGGCGCGCGCTATCCGTGGCTGTCGCCGCAAATCGCCGCGCTGGTGGCCGCCTCGGCGGTGCTGTGGGCGCTGTTCGCCTGGCGGCTGGCGCGCGCCGAAGAGCCGTTCCTGCCGCTCAATATTCTCGGCAACAAGGTGGTGCGCGCGGCGACGCTCGCCGGCGCCTGCACCATGGGCACGCTGGTCGGCATGACCATCTTCGTGCCGCTGTATTTCGAGGGCGTGATGGGCCTGTCGGCGACGCAGTCCGGCCTGGCGCTGATCCCGATGCTCGCTGCGGTCACGGCGGCGTCGCTGGCGGCCGGGCAGGCGCTGATGCGCATGACGCACTACAAGCGCATTCCGATTGTCGGCAATATCGCCTCCATCGCCGCGCTCGCGGTGCTGGCGATCTGGCCCGCCGGCTTGTCGCTCCTGGCGGTGCTGGCGCTGATGTCGGTCGTGGGCCTTGGCTTCGGCATGGTGTTTCCGGTGTCGACCGTATGCATGCAGAATGCGGTCGAGCGGCCGCAAATGGGCATCGCCACCGGCGCCGCCAATTTCTTCCGCGCGCTGTTCGCGGCGCTGGTGGTGGCGATCCTCGGCGCCATCGTGCTCGGCGGTCTCGGCAGCGCCAGCGGCTCGTCGGTGGAGATGCTGGCGCGCTCGGCCTCGGCGCAGGATCTGGCCTTTGCCTTCCGGCTGGTGTTCATCGCCTGCGCCGTGGTCGTGGCCTGCGGT
- a CDS encoding YcgN family cysteine cluster protein — translation MPDDKTLKDTALPFWRTKKMSEMTPREWESLCDGCGRCCLNKLTDIDSGETVYTDVGCKLLDTASCRCADYKNRQKKVHDCVRLSWRNIRRLTWLPPTCGYVLVAEGKDLPWWHPLISGRADTVHEAGISVRGKVSANEVDVPDRDLVDYIVKWPVRWPKGSRGKVPPK, via the coding sequence ATGCCCGACGACAAGACCTTGAAGGATACGGCGCTTCCCTTCTGGCGCACCAAGAAGATGAGCGAGATGACCCCGCGCGAGTGGGAAAGTCTCTGCGACGGCTGCGGCCGCTGCTGCCTCAACAAGCTCACCGACATCGACAGCGGCGAGACGGTCTATACCGATGTCGGCTGCAAGCTGCTCGACACCGCGAGCTGCCGCTGCGCCGACTACAAGAACCGGCAGAAGAAGGTTCACGATTGCGTGCGGCTGTCCTGGCGCAACATCCGCCGCCTGACCTGGCTGCCGCCGACCTGCGGCTATGTGCTGGTGGCCGAGGGCAAGGACCTGCCGTGGTGGCATCCCTTGATCTCGGGCCGGGCGGACACCGTGCACGAGGCCGGCATTTCGGTGCGCGGCAAGGTTTCGGCCAATGAGGTCGATGTGCCGGACCGCGATCTCGTCGATTACATCGTCAAGTGGCCGGTGCGCTGGCCGAAGGGTTCGCGCGGCAAGGTGCCGCCGAAATAG